One Nocardia farcinica genomic region harbors:
- a CDS encoding response regulator transcription factor: MNAESAPVVHVVDDDEDLRQSLAFLLQSVGIEALTYATATSFLEEVDFDEAGVVIVDVRMPGLSGFQLQEQLNQRDYPAPIIFCSAHGDIPMSVRALRAGAVDFLEKPYEPQRMLEVVQEQLPVATRLFAERADRLRVRARLDGLTPRERDVLRLVIEGRSSQQIASRLGTSVKTVDVHRARIKAKTESESLGTLVRDILAYRVAV; the protein is encoded by the coding sequence ATGAACGCCGAGTCCGCCCCCGTGGTGCACGTCGTCGACGACGACGAAGACCTGCGGCAGTCGCTGGCGTTCCTGCTCCAGAGCGTCGGCATCGAAGCACTCACCTACGCCACGGCCACCTCGTTCCTGGAGGAGGTCGATTTCGACGAGGCGGGCGTCGTCATCGTCGACGTGCGGATGCCCGGGTTGAGCGGATTCCAGTTGCAGGAACAGCTCAACCAGCGCGACTATCCCGCGCCGATCATCTTCTGCTCCGCCCACGGCGACATCCCGATGTCGGTGCGTGCCCTGCGCGCGGGCGCCGTCGATTTCCTGGAGAAGCCGTACGAGCCGCAGCGGATGCTGGAAGTGGTGCAGGAGCAGCTGCCGGTGGCGACGCGGTTGTTCGCCGAGCGGGCCGACCGGTTGCGGGTGCGGGCCCGCCTGGACGGCCTCACCCCGCGCGAACGCGATGTGCTGCGCCTGGTCATCGAGGGCCGCTCCAGTCAACAGATCGCCAGCAGGCTCGGCACCAGCGTGAAAACCGTCGACGTGCACCGGGCCCGGATCAAGGCGAAAACCGAATCGGAGAGCCTCGGCACCCTCGTCCGCGACATCCTCGCCTACCGCGTCGCGGTCTGA
- the mug gene encoding G/U mismatch-specific DNA glycosylase yields the protein MVSAAYRPTPADLAAAAGTTIPDVVGPDLRVLFCGINPGLWSGATGHHFARPGNRFWPALFRSGFTPRLFRPDEQAELLALGLGITNVVPRTTAKADELTTAELREGGRALTERVRRYRPKALAVLGIGAYRTAFGRPRTTVGRQDETIADTEIWVLPNPSGLNAHYTLDALAAEFRALREATR from the coding sequence ATGGTATCGGCCGCGTATCGACCCACGCCCGCGGATCTGGCGGCCGCCGCCGGGACGACGATTCCCGACGTGGTGGGGCCGGATCTGCGGGTGTTGTTCTGCGGGATCAATCCGGGGCTGTGGTCGGGGGCGACCGGGCATCACTTCGCGCGGCCGGGAAACCGGTTCTGGCCCGCGCTGTTCCGTTCCGGATTCACCCCGCGCCTGTTCCGGCCGGACGAGCAGGCGGAATTGCTCGCCTTGGGGTTGGGCATCACGAACGTGGTGCCGCGGACGACGGCCAAGGCGGACGAGCTGACCACCGCGGAGTTGCGCGAGGGCGGTCGGGCGCTGACCGAACGGGTCCGGCGATACCGCCCGAAGGCGCTGGCCGTGCTCGGGATCGGCGCCTACCGGACCGCGTTCGGCCGTCCGCGCACCACCGTCGGCCGCCAGGACGAGACGATCGCCGACACCGAGATCTGGGTGCTACCCAACCCCAGCGGACTCAACGCGCACTACACCCTCGACGCCCTGGCCGCGGAGTTCCGCGCCCTCCGAGAGGCGACGCGCTAG
- a CDS encoding VOC family protein, giving the protein MRINITSVYVDDQAKALDFYTGKLGFVKKTDEPAGGARWLTVVSPADPDGVELLLEPDGHPAARTYKDALVADGIPFTQFAVDDVYAEVDRLKGLGVEFTQEATDLGPVVTAVFDDTCGNLIQLAAMK; this is encoded by the coding sequence ATCCGCATCAACATCACCAGCGTCTACGTCGACGACCAGGCCAAGGCGCTGGACTTCTACACCGGGAAACTGGGTTTCGTGAAGAAGACCGACGAACCCGCCGGCGGTGCGCGCTGGCTCACGGTCGTCTCACCCGCCGACCCCGACGGTGTCGAACTGCTGCTGGAACCCGACGGGCACCCGGCGGCCCGCACCTACAAGGACGCGCTGGTCGCCGACGGCATCCCGTTCACCCAGTTCGCCGTCGACGACGTGTACGCCGAGGTCGACCGGCTCAAGGGCCTCGGCGTCGAATTCACCCAGGAGGCAACCGATCTCGGGCCCGTCGTCACCGCCGTCTTCGACGACACCTGCGGCAACCTGATCCAACTCGCCGCGATGAAGTAG
- a CDS encoding ArsR/SmtB family transcription factor codes for MAVVDADPDLFKAIGDATRRTILDELIDRDGQTLFELCGRLTMKHGLTSSRQAISQHLAVLEQAGLVRTRRQGRYKFHHIDTRPLRAIVERWPIDREEPKP; via the coding sequence GTGGCGGTCGTGGACGCAGACCCCGACCTGTTCAAGGCGATCGGCGACGCGACGCGACGCACCATCCTGGACGAACTGATCGACCGAGACGGTCAGACGCTGTTCGAGCTGTGCGGCCGGCTGACGATGAAGCACGGCCTCACCTCCTCGCGACAGGCCATCTCCCAGCATCTGGCCGTGCTCGAACAGGCGGGCCTGGTGCGCACCCGCCGGCAGGGCCGGTACAAGTTCCACCACATCGACACCCGCCCGCTGCGCGCGATCGTCGAGCGGTGGCCCATCGACCGAGAGGAACCGAAGCCGTGA
- a CDS encoding helix-turn-helix transcriptional regulator translates to MSESAVRARLAAALELRDAAAGSPVGEPLRQQAARLLFALRRVVPYDHAALSIPDPVTGEHTTYTNFGYSTPTLDLINDAMPDMELYDELRETRLPVLLHDVDRRRRRGVVFDTIRRNGFRDGLSHCLYSPHGRYLGMLNLSTYTPLDEHTLALTTLVSDALAAAVDPLRPVNGAAIALGAGEEALLIDRDGTPRPMTAGACTDLAAALVGRLPAPSATVIHRSQVHEVRVDEVRGGTLLRHRPVPPPAGLTLRELEVLELLAHGAANTEIARTLRIGASTVATHVEAILRRTGSPNRTAAAVYATRIGLCRSW, encoded by the coding sequence ATGAGCGAGTCGGCGGTGCGTGCACGTCTCGCCGCCGCGCTGGAACTCCGGGACGCGGCGGCCGGGTCCCCGGTGGGCGAACCCCTCCGACAGCAGGCCGCCCGCCTACTGTTCGCCCTGCGCCGGGTGGTGCCCTACGACCACGCCGCGCTGTCGATCCCGGATCCGGTGACCGGCGAGCACACCACCTACACCAACTTCGGCTACAGCACCCCGACGCTGGACCTGATCAACGACGCCATGCCGGACATGGAGTTGTACGACGAACTCCGCGAGACCCGGCTCCCGGTGCTGTTGCACGACGTGGACCGGCGGCGACGGCGCGGCGTCGTGTTCGACACCATCCGACGCAACGGCTTCCGCGACGGGCTCAGCCACTGCCTCTACTCGCCGCACGGCCGCTACCTCGGCATGCTGAACCTGAGCACCTACACTCCGCTCGACGAGCACACCCTGGCACTGACCACCCTGGTCTCCGACGCGCTCGCCGCCGCGGTCGACCCGCTGCGCCCGGTCAACGGTGCCGCCATCGCCCTCGGCGCGGGGGAGGAGGCCCTGCTCATCGATCGCGACGGCACGCCACGCCCGATGACGGCGGGCGCGTGCACCGACCTGGCCGCGGCCCTCGTCGGTCGGCTTCCGGCGCCGTCGGCGACGGTGATCCACCGCTCGCAGGTGCACGAAGTCCGCGTCGACGAGGTGCGCGGCGGCACCCTGCTCCGGCACCGCCCGGTGCCGCCGCCCGCGGGATTGACCCTGCGTGAGCTCGAGGTGCTGGAACTGCTCGCGCACGGTGCGGCCAACACCGAGATCGCCCGCACCCTGCGGATCGGGGCCTCGACGGTCGCCACCCACGTGGAGGCGATCCTGCGCCGCACAGGATCGCCCAACCGGACCGCCGCGGCCGTCTACGCGACCCGCATCGGGCTGTGCCGTTCCTGGTGA